From the genome of Pseudomonas hamedanensis:
CGGTGGACTTCAACGATGAGCCGTTCGATTGCGCGGTGCTGCTCAGTGACGGGCATTTCCCGCCGGACTGGGAGGCCAGCCTGTTGTTTGCCGAAGAACTGATCCCGGTTGGCGCGCCGAACCTGCTCAATGACCAGCCGTGGGACGTCGCGCGGCTGGCATCCACCGAGTTGCTGCACCCGACCCCGGACCGCCGTGACTGGCGCAGCTGGCTTGAGCACATGGGGCTGGCCGATCAGGTGTCGCTCAAGGGCGGACAGGTGTTCGATACCCTCGAGCTGGGCATGATCGCGGCGGCGCGCGGTTACGGTGTATCGATGGGCGATCTGTTGATGGTGGCCGAAGATGTCGCCCAGGGACGTCTCAGCCTACCGTGGCCAACCGCCGTCGCCAGCGGATTGAATTACTACCTGGTGTGGCCAAAAACCCGACCGGGAGGTGAACGTTTGCGCCGTCTCAGCGACTTCCTGCAAAGCGAGGTCCGCGCCATGGAACTGCCGGCGGTGACACGCTTGAGCTGAAACGTTCGAGCCGGCACAATGCCGGCCTTGTGCCATACCCCTGTCAGGCGCTCAAGTATTCGGATTTACCGCCGACTATGAGCAAGTGGAACCGTCGTGCCGGTTTTTACGGTTCACCCCCCACTATTAGAAAATAATCCGAGTCGAGATCAAGGAGGATCCCGCAGCTCGGCCAGGAGCTGTCCATGTCTCAACCTCGCGCTCGGATCGCCTCGCAGCTGGGCCTCGCGCTCGCTGTAATACTGGCGATTGTCATCAGTGGCAGTACGGTGTTCGCTCTGCGTTCGCTGGATTCGGCCAACCTCGCCACCCGTGAAGAACATCTGGCCAGCGAGGCGCGGCTGCTGGCCGACCAGCTGAGCACGTTCCACGGCACGCTGCGCGAAAGCACCTTGCGCCTGAGCGGCTTGTTCGAGAAACGCTTCGGTAGCGGCCTGAGTGTTCATCCGGAAGAGCCGGTCACCGTGGCCGGCGTACAGACGCCGGGACTGCGTCTGGGCAGCGAAGTGCTGAACAACAACTTCAAGGAAGTTGACGAGTTCAAGCAGATGACGGCCGGCGTGGCTACGGTGTTCGTGCGCAGCGGCGAAGAATTCATTCGTGTCAGCACCAACGTCACCAAGCAGGACGGCACCCGCGCCATCGGCACCGTGCTCGACCACGCCAACCCGGCTTACGCGAAGCTGATGGCGGGCCAGAGCTTTGTCGGGCGTTCCCTGTTGTTCGAACGCTATTACATGTCGCAGTACACCCCGGTTCGCGATGCGGGCGGGAAGATCATCGCCGTGCTGTACGTCGGCTTCGATTACACCGATGCGCAAAACGCCCAGTTTGCCAATCTCAAGCGCTTCCGCATCGGCAAGACCGGCTCGCTGGCCTTGCTTGACGAGCAGAACAAATGGCTGGTGCCGATTGCCGGCGTCGAGTCGCTGGACCAGGCCGTCCCGGCCATCAACGGTCTGGTGAAAACCCCGGGCAAGGGTGAGTTCTGGAACGATAAAGGCGAAGACTTCTACAGCGTCGCGGTGCCGTTCGAGGGCGGACCGTGGTCGGTAGTGGCGAGCATGCCGAAAGCCGAGATCCGCGCGGTGACCTGGAGCGTCGGTACGCAACTGGCTATCGGCAGCCTGCTGGCGATGTTGCTGGCCGTTGGCTCCGTGGTCTGGTTGCTGCGCAGCAAACTCGCTCCGCTGGGTGATCTGGTGCGTCAGGCCGAGGCCTTGGGCGCTGGTGATCTGAGCGTGCGCTTGAACGTATCGAGCCACGATGAGATCGGTCAGCTGTCCCGCGCCTTCAACCAGATGAGCCAGGCGCTGTCGACCATGGTCGAGCACATCCGCCGCGCTTCGGAAGAGGTCAACAGCCGTGCGCAGGCGCTGTCCGGTTTGTCCGGCGGTGCGTATGAGGGCATGGAGCAGCAGTCGGGGGAAATCACCAGCATGGCCGGCGCTGTCGAAGAGTTCAGCGCCACGTCGTTGGACATCGCCGACAACATGGGGGCCACTCAGCGCCTCGCGCAGGAAAACGCCCAGCAAACACAGATCGGTCGCAGCTCGATGGAAGAAGCGTCGTCCTCGCTGGAGCAAATCGCCGGCGCGCTGAACAGCACCGCCAGCGTGATCAACACCCTCGGCCAGCGCTCGCAGGAAATTGGCGGCATTGTCGGCGTGATCACCTCTATCGCCGAGCAGACCAACCTGTTGGCCCTGAACGCGGCGATCGAAGCGGCGCGCGCCGGCGAACAAGGTCGCGGCTTTGCCGTGGTGGCTGACGAAGTGCGCAGTCTGGCCTCGCGCACCCGTCAGGCGACCGACGAGATTTCCAGCATGATCCACAGCATCCAGCAGGAAACCGGCAACGCGATCAGCACCATGGAGCAGGGCAACGTGCTGATGCAAGAAGGTCTGTCGCGCAACGCCAATGTCGCCTCGGCGCTGGCGCGCATTGATGAGCAGAGCCGTTCGGCAGGCCAGCAATTTGCTGCAATCACCACTGCGACGCAGGAACAAAGCAGCACCGCGACATTGCTGAGCAGCAACTTGCAGAGCATTGCCCTGGCTAACAGTGAGCAGCGTGAGGTTGTGTCGAACCTGGCGGTGACGGCTAAAGAGCTGGAGAAGCTGGCGGCGGATCTGCGTTCCGAGGTTGATCGCTTCCGTTGATGCGTCTTTGAAATAGCTATCGCGAGCAGGCTCGCTCCCACAGTTCTCGGTGTGATTCACAAATGTTGTGAAGATCCGAAAACCCGGTGGGAGCGAGCCTGCTCGCGAAAGCTTGTGACCCTCAGCCTCTTTGCACTTGCTGAAACGTTTCCGCAGCGCTATAAAAATGGCACAACTCCAATAAAGGCTGCTGCCATGACCCTGCTCAAACTCTTTGTCGCCCTCGGCGCATTCTCCGCTGCTTCCCATGCCATGGCCTGGGACTACGTCTTGCTCGATACCCATACTCCCGCGAAAAACTGGACGATCACCAGTGAACAGCTTGGTGTGAAAACCGCCAAACCGTTTTCCGTGACCTTGCGCACCCTGCACGGCGGTCGTCAGGAGGGTGTCAGCGTTGTCGACATCGATAACGGCGCGATGAAGCTTTCGGTGGTACCGACCCGTGGCATGAACGTGCTGCAAGCTTCGGTGGGCAATGTCCGCATGGGCTGGGACTCGCCGGTGCAGGAGGTGGTCAATCCGGCCTTCATCGAACTCAACGGACGCGGTGGCCTGGGCTGGCTCGAAGGCTTCAACGAACTGGTCACCCGTTGCGGTTACGAATGGGTAGGCCATCCCGGCATGGACAACGGTGAACTGCTGACACTGCACGGTCGCGCCGCCAACATTCCGGCCAGCACCGTCACTTTGCACATCGATGAAAAACCGCCCTATGCCATTACCTTGCGTGGCGAGCTGAAAGAGCAGGCGTTCAAGAAAGTCGATTTCTCGGTAGCGACCGAACTGGTCACCGAGCCGGGCAGCGCAAGCTTCACCCTCAACGACACCCTGACCAACAACGGCGACTATCCGAAGGAATATCAGGCGCTGTATCACAGCAACTTCAGCACGCCGTTTCTTGAGCAAGGCGCAAAGTTTGCCGCGCCGGTGAAGCAGGTATCGCCATTCAACGACAAGGCCAAGGGCGATCTGGCCGACTGGCAGACTTACCGGGCGCCGACCAAGGACTACGACGAAACGGTGTACAACGTCGTGCCTTATGCGGATGCCAAGGGCGAAACCTTGACGGTGCTGCATAACAAGGCCGGTAGCCTGGGCGTCTCTGTGGGCTTCAATACTCAGCAGTTGCCGGTGTTCTCCCTGTGGAAGAATACCGACACCCAAGGGCAGGGCTACGTGACGGGGCTTGAGCCGGGCACCAGTTTTTCCTACAACCGCCGCTACCAGCGCCCGCTGAATCTGGTGCCGACCATTGCACCGAAGGAGCATAAACAGTTCCAGATCAGCTACAGCCTGCTCGCAGACAAAGGTGCTGTGGATAACGCCTTGAAGCGCGTGAGCGAGATTCAGGCCGGGCGGGAAACCGAAGTGCGGCAAGCGCCATTGGTTGATCTGACCCAGCATTAAGGTGTCGCCGGTCGGTATTGCAGTGCCTCGGCCAGGTGCTCGCGGGTGATCGCATCGACCTGCTCAAGATCCGCCAGCGTGCGCGCGACCTTGAGCAGACGATGGGCCGAGCGCAGCGACAGGATCAGTCGCTCGCAGGCCGATTCCAGCCATTTCTCGTCGGCTGTGGATAACCGGCAATGGCGCTTCAATCCCGGCAAATCGAGAAAGGCGTTGGCGCAGCCCTGACGTTTGTGCTGGCGCTCTCGCGCTTCGGCTACCAACGCCGCAGCGCTGGCGCTGTCCTCGCCGGGCTTCGCTGCCGGATTCAATGCTGTTGCCTCTCGCGCCACGGTCAGGTGCAAATCGATTCGGTCCAGCAGCGGCCCCGACAGTTTATTGCGATAGCGCTGAACCATGTCCGGCGTGCACGAACACTTGCCGCTGGGTTCGCCAAGATATCCACAGGGACACGGATTCATTGCCGCCACCAATTGGAACCGCGCGGGGAAACGCACGCGATCCTTGGCCCGGGCAATCACGATATGCCCGGACTCCAGCGGCTCGCGCAGTACCTCCAGAACCTTGCGATCAAACTCGGGTAATTCGTCGAGAAACAGCACGCCATGATGCGCCAGGGTGATTTCGCCGGGTTGCGGTTTCGAACTGCCGCCGACCAGTGCCGGCCCGGAAGCGGAGTGGTGCGGTTGACGGAAGGGGCGCTGTGGCCAGTGAGTTAACGGTACGCCATTAGCGACTGACTGAATCGCTGCGACCTCCAGGGCTTCGCATTCGGAAAGCGGCGGCAGCAATCCGGGCAGGCGGCTGGCCAGCAACGTCTTGCCTGTCCCGGGTGGCCCGCTGAACAGCAAGTTGTGCGCGCCCGCCGCCGCAATCAGCAATGCGCGCTTGGCGGCTGTCTGCCCCTGCACCTCGTTAAGGTCAGGGTAGGGTTTGGCAGCATGCATCAATCCATCGGAAACGTAAGGCTCCACCGGCGTATGCCCGTTGAAATGCGCCACTGCCTCCAGCAAGTGATCCACCGCAAACACCTTCAACCCCGAAGCCAGACACGCCTCTTCGGCATTCGCCCGCGGCACCACCAACGCCCGCCCGGCCTTGCGCGCCGCCAACGCTGCCGGCAGCACGCCACGCACCGGCCGCACCGCACCGGACAACGCCAGTTCGCCAAGACACTCCACATCATCCAGCGTCAGGCACGGCACCTGAACACTCGCCGAAAGAATCCCCAAGGCAATCGCCAGATCAAAGCGCCCGCCATCCTTGGGCAGATCCGCCGGCGCCAGATTCAAGGTGATCCGCCGCGCCGGAAATTGCAGTCCGGAATTGATAATCGCGCTGCGCACCCGATCCTTGCTCTCCTTCACCGCCGCCTCGGGCAGGCCAACCATGGTCAGCGACGGCAGACCGTTGGCCAGATGGACTTCGACGGTGACAGCGGGGGCTTCCACGCCAATCTGGGCGCGACTGTGGACGATGGAGAGGGACATGGTCGTTCCTTGAGCTGAGTCGGGGGCCGCTTCCTGCGGGTTTTTGAAGGGTAGTAGGGCATAGTCGTTTTAGTGGGGCGGGTGGCGCGCAAAAACTTCTCAGGATGTTGCTGCAAGAAACGCCAGGAAATCGGCAAGGCATCGCAAGCAGAAATAGGGAGAGTTTGTGTAGGAAATAGCGACGGGTTCAGTAAGGATTAGCCACCACGCGTAGTCCATTGCTGAAAGCCCTGAAAGAACACCGAAATCGCAGGATCACCTGTTTGCATCAATGATCTTCACGAATACACTCAAGGTTAATGCATAACGTTAAGCTTTAAATTATGATCAGCTTCAGATGTTCTGAAACCGAATACCTGTTCCGAAGCGGTAAAACCCGTTTCTGGTCAGCCATATTGAGTGTCGCGGAACGTAAGCTGACGATGCTTGATGCAGCAGCTGCGTTGGCTGATCTCCGATCTCCTCCCGGAAATCGGCTCGAGACCTTGGGAGGCGATCGGAAGGGGCAATGCAGCATTCGTATCAACGCCCAATGGCGAATTTGCTTCGTCTGGGGGCTGAATGGGCCCGAGGATGTTGAAATCGTCGATTATCACTGAGGTGAGTATGACCAAGAATGGTATGCGTCCGGTCCATCCCGGCGAGATCCTCAAAGAGGAGTATCTGGAGCCTCTGAACCTGACAGCCGCTGCGTTGGCGCGAGCATTGAATGTGTCTACTCCGACGGTGAACGATATCGTTCTACAGCGCCGAGGCATCAGCGCTGACATGGCTTTAAGACTTTCTATCTGTCTGGACACCACTCCTGAATTTTGGCTGAACCTGCAATCGACGTACGATCTGCGAAAAGCTGAAATTGAAAGAGGAGCTGCAATCCGTGATCAGGTAGAGCGGCTGGCACATTGCGCATGATTCCGTATCCGGGCAGTACACCGAGGCTGAAGACCGGCCCGGGGGAGGCACTTTGAGGGCGTCTATTCGACGCCTTTTTTACTAACCAAACTCAATATCCGGGAACTGGGCCGTTATTCAGCCGGCGGATTCAGCTTCGCTTCCATCTCCGCCACCTTCGCTTCAAGACTCTCAAGCCGTGCACGCGTACGCGCCAGCACCACCATCTGACTATCAAACTCTTCCCGGCTGACCAGATCGAGTTTACTGAAGGCGCTTTGCAGCAGCATTTTGAACTGGCTTTCCATTTCGGCTTTCGGCAGCGGGGTGTCGCCGCTGAAAAGGCGGGAGGCGGTGCCGCTCAGGGCGTCGAGGAAGTCTTTGGGTGCGAGCATGGTGAATGTCCTGAAAACAATGGCCGGCAGTGTATCACGCAGTGTCTATAGTCAATCCCGCAGCCAGATGCACGCTTTTCGCGCAAGCGCACGGGCACCCGCGCACCGTTGTTGTGCGTAACCGCAGTGCCTTCGGCACGGCACTGCGTGCGACAGCGGCCAAGGGATTGAAATCAGAGGATTTTGTCGAGATGGCAAGGTTTCTGCTTAGTCACCTTCGACCCATGCACTGATGCAGTCGCTGTGACGAATGCAGTGCGGCAGACGAAGCGGGGAGTTTCGTCTGATGCGGTTAGCTGGCGTCAACGATGCGTTACAAAGCCAGGCACTGCGCTTAGACTTGAGACGGGTTTGTTTTCCTGGGGCAAGTCCACCAAATCGGGAGAGAGTTTCATGAAGCTAGTCACTGCCATCATCAAGCCGTTCAAGCTGGACGACGTGCGCGAGTCGCTGTCCGAAATCGGCGTGCAGGGCATTACCGTTACTGAAGTCAAAGGCTTCGGCCGGCAGAAGGGTCACACCGAGCTGTATCGCGGCGCGGAATATGTGGTCGATTTTCTGCCCAAGGTGAAAATCGACGTGGCCATCGACGACAAGGATCTGGATCGGGTTATCGAGGCGATAACCAAGGCTGCCAACACCGGCAAGATCGGTGACGGCAAGATCTTCGTGGTCAATCTGGAACAGGCGATTCGTATCCGTACCGGCGAAACCGATACCGACGCGATCTAAGCGCCGCCACAAACCCAACGCCCCAGGAGAAAACAATATGACTCTGCGTAAATTCGCAGGGCTAGGCGCCCTGTTGTCCATCGTAATGCCCGGCCTTGCCATGGCGGCAGACGAAGTGGCCGCGCCAGTCCTCAATTCCGGCGACACGGCCTGGATGCTGACCTCGACAGCCCTCGTGCTGTTCATGACCATTCCGGGCCTGGCGCTGTTTTACGGCGGTATGGTTCGCTCGAAAAACATTCTTTCCGTGATGATGCAGTGCTTCGCCATTACCGGTCTGATCAGCATTCTCTGGGTCATTTATGGCTACAGCATTGCGTTCGACACCACCGGCATGGAGCAGGGCGTCGTCAACTTCAACTCGTTCTTCGGTGGCATGGGCAAGGCGTTCCTCGCTGGTGTCACGCCTTCGAGCATTACCGGCCCGGCGGCGCTGTTCCCCGAGGCGGTGTTCATTACCTTCCAGATGACCTTTGCGATCATCACCCCGGCGCTGATCGTCGGTGCGTTCGCCGAGCGGATGAAATTCTCCGCGATGCTGATCTTCATGGCCATCTGGTTCACCCTGGTTTATGCGCCGATTGCGCACATGGTCTGGTCCGGTAACGGCGGCCTGATGTGGGACTGGGGCGTGCTCGACTTTGCGGGCGGCACCGTGGTGCACATCAACGCCGGTATCGCCGGTCTGGTCGCGTGCCTGGTGTTGGGCAAGCGCAAGGGGTTCCCGACCACGCCAATGGCGCCGCACAATCTCGGTTACACCCTGATGGGCGCGGCCATGCTGTGGGTGGGCTGGTTTGGTTTCAACGCCGGTTCCGCTGCAGCCGCTAACGGCACTGCGGGCATGGCGATGCTGGTGACTCAAATTGCAACTGCCGCTGCGGCACTGGGCTGGATGTTCGCCGAGTGGGTCACCCACGGCAAACCAAGCGCACTGGGCATTGCCTCGGGTGTGGTTGCCGGTCTGGTAGCGATTACACCGGCCGCCGGTACCGTGGGCCCGATGGGCGCACTGGTGATTGGTCTGGCTGCAGGCGTGGTGTGCTTCTTCTGCGCCACTACCCTGAAGCGCAAACTCGGTTATGACGATTCCCTGGATGCCTTCGGCGTGCACGGCATTGGCGGTATCCTCGGCGCGATCCTCACCGGTGTGTTTGCTGCACCGGCGCTGGGCGGCTTCGGCACCGTGACTGACATCGGCGCGCAGGTCTGGATTCAGATCAAAGGCGTTGGCTTCACGGTGATCTACACCGCGATCGTCACCTTCGTCATCCTCAAGGTGCTGGACGCTGTCATGGGTCTGCGCGTAACCGAAGAAGAAGAGTCGGTCGGCCTCGATCTGGCACAACACAACGAGCGCGGCTACAACCTGTAAGCTCGCGCAGGAAAAAAAATGCCCGGCTTGCCGGGCATTTTTTTGCCTGCGATTTGTCAGTCAGAGGGCGGCTGAAAGGATTTTTCTTACGGCTTTTGTCGTCTTTACAGCTGAGGTTTTTCTGCGGGCAATGGCTTACACCGTTGCAGGAATATTAGGGCCTTTGTTTTTTTTCAGAGCGCGCTAGAATGCGCCCCGAACGAGCGGAGAACTGTATGTGGCAACAGACTCTGATAACCCTGCGGGCAAGGCCCCGGGGCTTTCACCTGATAACGGACGAGCTGCTTGCCGGCTTGCCTGAACTCAAGACCTGTCGGGTCGGTCTGTTGCATTTGTGGCTGCAGCACACCTCGGCGTCGTTGACCATCAACGAGAACGCCGATCCGGCAGTTCGTCGCGACTTCGAACGATTTTTCAATCGTCTGATCCCACAAGGAACAGACGGCTATGAGCACAACGACGAAGGCCTGGACGACCTCCCGGCGCACTTCAAGGCCAGCGTGCTGGGCTGCCAGATCAGCCTGCCGGTTTCGGCGGGTCGCCTGGCACTGGGCACCTGGCAAGGCGTTTATCTGGGCGAGCACCGAGATCATGGCGGTGCCCGTAAAGTCCTCGCCACCTTGCACGGTGAAGGGGCATAAGCCGCTGATCAGCAGCGGCGGAAGATTTTTTAACGGCGGCTTACGACAGTCGCCAAAGCTGGTCTATAACTAATCTGCTTTTGGCAAGTCATGAGGTAGAACATGAGCGACGATGATCTGGAAAACGACGACCTCGAAGTAGGCGACGAAGACGAGGCCGAGGAAGGCCTGGAAGCGGCAGCGGAAGACGTTGCCGAAGACGATAGCGGTGAAGACACGCCGGCCCCGGCTGCCAAAGGCAAAGCCAAGGCTGCGGTATCGGTCGACGATTTGCCGAGTATCGAGGCCAAGAACAAGGAACGTGACGCCCTGGCCCGGGCCATGGAAGAATTCCTTGCGCGCGGCGGCAAGGTGCAGGAAGTGGAGGCCAATGTGGTCGCCGATCCGCCCAAGAAGCCGGACAACAAGTACGGCAGCCGCCCTATCTGAGGCGTGTCGCTCGCTTGCTGAAAAAGCCCGCCGTCGCTGCGGGCTTTTTCATGCCCGCAAAGCCAGCGCAATCTCCCTGGTAGGAGTGAGCCTGCTCGCGATAGCGGTGTGTCAGATACATCTAATTGAATGACACACCGCTATCGCGAGCAGGCTCGCTCCTACAGGGGACGTGTGTTAATTCGAGGTGGCATTCCAGCGCGAGAGGACGGCAGGCAATTCCATCAAGCTGCGAATCTCGGCATCCGGCAAGCGCTCTGCCTCCCAGACCTTGCCCGCCGGGTTGAACCACACCGCACGCAAGCCTGCCTGCTGCGCGCCGGCGATGTCATCGCCGGGATGATCGCCGACATGCACCGCCGCCTCGGCGCTTACCCCGCCACGCTGCAAGGCCTCGTGAAACAGCCGCGCATCCGGCTTGGCGATGCCGATGTCTTCGGCGCACAAGGTAAATTTGAAATAATCCGCCAGCCCCAGCCGGCGCACATCGGCATTGCCGTTGGTGACAACGCCGAGGGCGTAGTGATTGGCGAGACCCTCCAGCAGCGGCTCGACCTCGGGGAACACTTCGATCTGATGCCGTGCATGCAAAAACACGTCAAAACCCTTGTCCGCCAGGGCTGACGCCTCGTCGCGCTTATACCCGGCATCTTCCAGTGCATGAAACAGCACGCGCCGGCGCAGCGCACTGATGCGGTGCTTCAGGCCCGGCTCGCCCGCCAGCACGCGCTCGCGAATCGCCCACAGATGTTCCACCGGCACCGCGCCCAGATTCGGCGCTTGGTCGCTCAGCCATTCGCGCAGCACGGTTTCGGCGCTGGCGATCACCGGGGCGGTGTCCCAGAGGGTGTCGTCGAGGTCGAAGGTGATCAACTGAATGCTCATGAATCGTCGCCTTTCATGCGTTTGGCCCTTGGGTGGGCGCTGTCGTAGACCGCCGCCAGATGTTGGAAATCGAGGTGGGTGTAAATTTGCGTGGTCTTGATGTCGGAGTGGCCGAGCAACTCCTGCACCGCGCGCAGGTCTTGGGAAGACTCGAGCAAATGGCTGGCAAAGGAGTGCCTGAGCATGTGTGGGTGCAGGTTCTGCCCCAGTTCGCGCTCGCCGGCGAGTTTGACCCGCACCTGAATCGCCCGTGGGCCCAGGCGCCGGCCTTGCTGGCTGACGAACACGGCGTCGTCGGCCGGGTTGGTCAGAGCGCGCAACGGCAGCCAATGCTCAAGCGCTTCCCGGGCTTTTTTGCCAACGGGCAACAGCCGGGTTTTGCTGCCTTTGCCAAGTACCTGGACCATGCCGTCGGCCAGATCCAGTTGATCCAGATTGAGTCCGGTCAGCTCGGACAGGCGTAGCCCCGAAGAATAGAACAACTCCAGAATCGCCTGATCGCGCCGGGCAAGAAAATCATCCTCGACCGCACCTTCGAGCAGTTGCAGCGCGCGGTCGGTGTCGAGGGTTTTCGGCAGGCGACGTTCGCCTTTCGGCGGCGCCAGACCCGTGGCCGGATCATGGTCGCAAAGGCCTTCGCGGTTCAGATAGTGATAAAGCCCGCGCACCGCTGAGAGCAGGCGGGCGAGGCTGCGCGAGGACTGGCCTTGTGCGTGCAGCCGAGCGATCAGGCTGCGCAGACGCTGGATGTCTAGCGCAGCCCAGCTGCCGATGTTCTGCTTGATGCACCAGGCGAGGACCTTGTCGAGGTCGCGGCGATACGCCGACAGCGTGTGCGGCGACACCTGGCGCTCACTGCGCAGGTGTTCGCAGTAAGCGTCCAGTTGCCGTTCCATGCTCAGCGCACCGAGCGCAGGGAGCTGTTGACCCGTGGCAGCACGCGGCCCATGACCTCGGCGATGTAGCTGAGGAACAGGGTGCCGACCGAGCTCTTGTAGTGCTGCGGATCACGGCTGGCGATGGCCAGAATGCCATGGATGCCCTGATGGCTGACGGCAACGACCGCCGTCGAGCCGATCTGCTGGCGCTGTTCTTCGCCAAAGAGGAAATCCAGCTCATGCTCGCGCAGGCTGCCGCTGACGCTTTTGCCTTCGGCGAGCAGGCCGCCGATGGCGGTTTGCGCGTCGGCATGGGTCACCCAACGGCCGACCGGAGCCGGGTTGTCGCCGAGCAGGATCAGGCTGACAAAAGGCACCTGGAAATCCTGGCGCAGGCTGTCTTCGACACTGATCACCACGTCCTCCAGGCTCGACGCATCCATCAGCGCGAGAATCAGGCGGCGGGTTTTTTCGAACAGGCGATCATTGTCACGGGCCACGTCCATGAGGTGCGAAAGGCGATGGCGCATCTCGATGTTACGGTC
Proteins encoded in this window:
- a CDS encoding ammonium transporter; its protein translation is MTLRKFAGLGALLSIVMPGLAMAADEVAAPVLNSGDTAWMLTSTALVLFMTIPGLALFYGGMVRSKNILSVMMQCFAITGLISILWVIYGYSIAFDTTGMEQGVVNFNSFFGGMGKAFLAGVTPSSITGPAALFPEAVFITFQMTFAIITPALIVGAFAERMKFSAMLIFMAIWFTLVYAPIAHMVWSGNGGLMWDWGVLDFAGGTVVHINAGIAGLVACLVLGKRKGFPTTPMAPHNLGYTLMGAAMLWVGWFGFNAGSAAAANGTAGMAMLVTQIATAAAALGWMFAEWVTHGKPSALGIASGVVAGLVAITPAAGTVGPMGALVIGLAAGVVCFFCATTLKRKLGYDDSLDAFGVHGIGGILGAILTGVFAAPALGGFGTVTDIGAQVWIQIKGVGFTVIYTAIVTFVILKVLDAVMGLRVTEEEESVGLDLAQHNERGYNL
- a CDS encoding HigA family addiction module antitoxin, which translates into the protein MTKNGMRPVHPGEILKEEYLEPLNLTAAALARALNVSTPTVNDIVLQRRGISADMALRLSICLDTTPEFWLNLQSTYDLRKAEIERGAAIRDQVERLAHCA
- a CDS encoding methyl-accepting chemotaxis protein translates to MSQPRARIASQLGLALAVILAIVISGSTVFALRSLDSANLATREEHLASEARLLADQLSTFHGTLRESTLRLSGLFEKRFGSGLSVHPEEPVTVAGVQTPGLRLGSEVLNNNFKEVDEFKQMTAGVATVFVRSGEEFIRVSTNVTKQDGTRAIGTVLDHANPAYAKLMAGQSFVGRSLLFERYYMSQYTPVRDAGGKIIAVLYVGFDYTDAQNAQFANLKRFRIGKTGSLALLDEQNKWLVPIAGVESLDQAVPAINGLVKTPGKGEFWNDKGEDFYSVAVPFEGGPWSVVASMPKAEIRAVTWSVGTQLAIGSLLAMLLAVGSVVWLLRSKLAPLGDLVRQAEALGAGDLSVRLNVSSHDEIGQLSRAFNQMSQALSTMVEHIRRASEEVNSRAQALSGLSGGAYEGMEQQSGEITSMAGAVEEFSATSLDIADNMGATQRLAQENAQQTQIGRSSMEEASSSLEQIAGALNSTASVINTLGQRSQEIGGIVGVITSIAEQTNLLALNAAIEAARAGEQGRGFAVVADEVRSLASRTRQATDEISSMIHSIQQETGNAISTMEQGNVLMQEGLSRNANVASALARIDEQSRSAGQQFAAITTATQEQSSTATLLSSNLQSIALANSEQREVVSNLAVTAKELEKLAADLRSEVDRFR
- a CDS encoding type II toxin-antitoxin system RelE/ParE family toxin, encoding MMISFRCSETEYLFRSGKTRFWSAILSVAERKLTMLDAAAALADLRSPPGNRLETLGGDRKGQCSIRINAQWRICFVWGLNGPEDVEIVDYH
- a CDS encoding secondary thiamine-phosphate synthase enzyme YjbQ; its protein translation is MWQQTLITLRARPRGFHLITDELLAGLPELKTCRVGLLHLWLQHTSASLTINENADPAVRRDFERFFNRLIPQGTDGYEHNDEGLDDLPAHFKASVLGCQISLPVSAGRLALGTWQGVYLGEHRDHGGARKVLATLHGEGA
- a CDS encoding YifB family Mg chelatase-like AAA ATPase, translated to MSLSIVHSRAQIGVEAPAVTVEVHLANGLPSLTMVGLPEAAVKESKDRVRSAIINSGLQFPARRITLNLAPADLPKDGGRFDLAIALGILSASVQVPCLTLDDVECLGELALSGAVRPVRGVLPAALAARKAGRALVVPRANAEEACLASGLKVFAVDHLLEAVAHFNGHTPVEPYVSDGLMHAAKPYPDLNEVQGQTAAKRALLIAAAGAHNLLFSGPPGTGKTLLASRLPGLLPPLSECEALEVAAIQSVANGVPLTHWPQRPFRQPHHSASGPALVGGSSKPQPGEITLAHHGVLFLDELPEFDRKVLEVLREPLESGHIVIARAKDRVRFPARFQLVAAMNPCPCGYLGEPSGKCSCTPDMVQRYRNKLSGPLLDRIDLHLTVAREATALNPAAKPGEDSASAAALVAEARERQHKRQGCANAFLDLPGLKRHCRLSTADEKWLESACERLILSLRSAHRLLKVARTLADLEQVDAITREHLAEALQYRPATP
- a CDS encoding aldose 1-epimerase family protein, with translation MTLLKLFVALGAFSAASHAMAWDYVLLDTHTPAKNWTITSEQLGVKTAKPFSVTLRTLHGGRQEGVSVVDIDNGAMKLSVVPTRGMNVLQASVGNVRMGWDSPVQEVVNPAFIELNGRGGLGWLEGFNELVTRCGYEWVGHPGMDNGELLTLHGRAANIPASTVTLHIDEKPPYAITLRGELKEQAFKKVDFSVATELVTEPGSASFTLNDTLTNNGDYPKEYQALYHSNFSTPFLEQGAKFAAPVKQVSPFNDKAKGDLADWQTYRAPTKDYDETVYNVVPYADAKGETLTVLHNKAGSLGVSVGFNTQQLPVFSLWKNTDTQGQGYVTGLEPGTSFSYNRRYQRPLNLVPTIAPKEHKQFQISYSLLADKGAVDNALKRVSEIQAGRETEVRQAPLVDLTQH
- a CDS encoding LysR substrate-binding domain-containing protein yields the protein MSRRLPPLYALRAFEAAARHSSFTRAAEELSITQSAVSRHIRTLEEHFACRLFHRSGRHLQLTEAARLLLPGIREGFTALERACNTLRAEDDILRMKAPSTLTMRWLLARLSRFRHLQPGNEVQLTSAWMDVDSVDFNDEPFDCAVLLSDGHFPPDWEASLLFAEELIPVGAPNLLNDQPWDVARLASTELLHPTPDRRDWRSWLEHMGLADQVSLKGGQVFDTLELGMIAAARGYGVSMGDLLMVAEDVAQGRLSLPWPTAVASGLNYYLVWPKTRPGGERLRRLSDFLQSEVRAMELPAVTRLS
- the sutA gene encoding transcriptional regulator SutA yields the protein MSDDDLENDDLEVGDEDEAEEGLEAAAEDVAEDDSGEDTPAPAAKGKAKAAVSVDDLPSIEAKNKERDALARAMEEFLARGGKVQEVEANVVADPPKKPDNKYGSRPI
- the glnK gene encoding P-II family nitrogen regulator is translated as MKLVTAIIKPFKLDDVRESLSEIGVQGITVTEVKGFGRQKGHTELYRGAEYVVDFLPKVKIDVAIDDKDLDRVIEAITKAANTGKIGDGKIFVVNLEQAIRIRTGETDTDAI
- a CDS encoding accessory factor UbiK family protein, whose product is MLAPKDFLDALSGTASRLFSGDTPLPKAEMESQFKMLLQSAFSKLDLVSREEFDSQMVVLARTRARLESLEAKVAEMEAKLNPPAE